A stretch of Lactuca sativa cultivar Salinas chromosome 6, Lsat_Salinas_v11, whole genome shotgun sequence DNA encodes these proteins:
- the LOC111894195 gene encoding uncharacterized protein LOC111894195 → MNDLSKAGLSFSDILKKNVKNGNDTLFWMDAWCKGEPLKDQLPELYQLEKRKRCKISQRVLADGFLWEWKSSPATDEQIHSLQLLYESIGEHRPSSDPDYWSCPLSGDGSFLVEVIRLKLDNTEPATNEVIIPWIHEIPIKVNSFIWRANMGRIPSYIALKRRGVGIPNASCPQCQLEEEDAEHILIRCPVASNVWEPIFKWCDIPKPQFQTIGELIEFVKTWGRCRKRRNNLICIIFGAMWILWKTRCEGVFKVKRTSHFQIIDSVKSVVFTWIRHRRVNCCLS, encoded by the coding sequence ATGAATGATTTATCCAAAGCTGGATTAAGCTTTAGTGACATCCTAAAGAAAAACGTGAAGAATGGCAACGATACTCTTTTCTGGATGGACGCTTGGTGTAAGGGGGAACCTTTAAAGGATCAACTTCCAGAGCTGTATCAACTTGAAAAACGTAAAAGGTGCAAGATTAGTCAAAGAGTACTAGCAGATGGATTTTTGTGGGAATGGAAATCATCCCCTGCAACAGATGAACAGATCCATAGCCTTCAGCTGTTATATGAGAGCATTGGTGAACATCGGCCATCTTCAGATCCAGATTATTGGAGTTGTCCTCTATCAGGTGACGGTAGTTTCCTTGTTGAGGTGATTAGATTGAAACTTGATAATACTGAACCGGCAACAAACGAAGTTATCATTCCATGGATTCATGAAATCCCAATAAAGGTAAACTCCTTTATCTGGAGAGCTAATATGGGACGCATCCCGTCTTATATAGCATTAAAAAGGAGAGGAGTTGGGATTCCAAATGCATCATGCCCCCAGTGTCAACTGGAAGAGGAAGACGCGGAGCATATTCTCATTCGATGTCCAGTGGCGAGCAATGTCTGGGAACCGATTTTTAAATGGTGCGACATTCCGAAACCACAATTTCAAACCATCGGGGAACTTATTGAATTTGTAAAAACATGGGGGAGATGTCGGAAAAGGAGAAACAACCTAATCTGTATTATCTTTGGTGCAATGTGGATTTTGtggaaaacaaggtgtgaaggCGTATTCAAGGTCAAACGAACCTCCCATTTTCAGATCATTGATAGTGTTAAGTCCGTCGTTTTTACTTGGATTAGACACAGGAGAGTAAATTGTTGCTTAAGTTAG